CGCTTTCGCACCGTCGATCTATGGGGTGGGCCTCGCGCTGGCAGTCTGGGGTCTGTTCGCCGGTGTCTATCATCCGGCAGGGATGTCCCTGATCAGCACCGGAGCCGCCAGCCGTGGCACTATCTTCGCCTACCACGGGATGGCCGGGAACCTCGGCACCGCTCTTGGCCCCTTCGTCGCCGCGACGCTCCTGCTCTTCTTCGAGTGGCGAGTGGTCGCCGGGCTGCTTGCGCTGCCGGGGATCGCCGCGTTCGTGTACGGGCTCTCGATCGATTTCGACCCGACTGCCGCCGTGGACGACCCCACCGAGGCCCCGGCTGAGGGGCGGGACGAAACACCCCTCATCGTGCGGGCCCGCGAACTGCTGCACTCGCTTTTCCCCATCGTGCTGGCGATCGTCGTCTTCGATGGCCTCTTCTACCGTGGTGTCACCGCCTATTTGCCACGAATCCTCCGGGACCTGTCGGCGATGCCAGCACTCACGATTACCGACGCCCTCGTCGGGGTCAACGTCGGGGACTACATCTTCGTGGGGCTGCTCGTGGTCGGCATCGCCGGCCAGTGGGTCGGCGGAACGCTCTCCGATCGGATCGCCGTCGAGACTGGGTTGACCGGGGGGTTCGCCCTCCTCGGCCTGTTCAGTCTGCTCTTCGTCCCGGTCGCCGGGGTCGGGTTCGCCCCGCTTTTGCTCGTGAGTGCGCTGCTCGGGTTCTTCCTCTTTTTCGTCCAGCCGATGTACCAGGTCGCGGTGGCCGTCCACACGCCCGCGGCGACCCGCGGGCTCTCGTATGGCGTTACGTACCTCGGTGAGTTCGGTGTGGGCGCACTCGGCATCGCACTCGGCGGGGTATTGCTCGGGTCGTATTCCACGACGACGTTTTTCGTCGTCCTCGCCGGGTTTGCGCTCATCGCCGCGTCGCTTGCCGTGCTGCTGGGCGTGAAATCGAGGGAGTCCTGAGCGATTTGGGCGTTTTCGCCCGGAAAATTGTGCGATCTGGGAGAAACGGAACAACCAGCCGAGTGTCCCCCCGATGACAACGGCGTGTCGGTGTGAGATTGTCACGTGGGTTTTCGGCACAAATGGCGGTTCGACCAGTGTTCAAAAATGCCTCCCAGGTACACCCACAAGAGTGACAGTCCATCGAATTTGCCCATTAGAAATCGAACTCTGGAACCTGTCAATCGCCACCAGATAGATACCAATCAGATTCTAAATAGTATAATTCATCGGTATAACCCGCTGACTGGGAGAGGTTATGGAGTTATTAAGCGATACTGATAACAATGGAGTGACTTTTCGTTGTCAGGCCCTTCGCTTCAAATACCGACCGTCGAACCAGCAACCAACCGAAAATACGCATGCCAGAGACAGCCGAGAACGCCGAACGGCCCGTGGAATGTGATCCACCGACGGCTCAGACACGGGATCGACGACAGCTCTTCGTCGAGTTAGAGGTATCGATGGGCGAGTCCTGTCCGGCCCGGGACCTTCCAGAATCGGTCACGGCAGTCAACGTGATTCGTGACCACCTGGGCCAGTGTCACTGTGACATCCGCGGGGAGGCAAACGAGGACCCGGTTCACGTAACAGAACAGGTCTCCCGTACGTGTGCGTGTTCGATCTTTGCGGCCCACGGCTGTGTGCCAAAGATCGAACCGGTGGCTGGCGACCGCTCGCGGATCACTACCTATCTCCCGAACCGGACGGTCCTCGGCGAGTTGATCGAGGACCTGCGCGAGAACGCCCGAAGCGTGAGTCTGCTTCGCATCGTGGACTGCTCGCAAGCGGACAGCGAAGACGGACTCACCTTCGACCTCACCGATCTGAGTGAAACCCAGCGGGACACACTCGAACTTGCGGTCACCGAAGGCTACTACGACGATCCACGGGGCATCTCGCTGGCCGAACTGGCCGAGAAACTCGGCGTGAGTAAATCCGGCGTGTCCCGACGCCTCTCCCGCATCGAGGCAACCATCCTGACGAACATCGTCTCGAAGACGTTGGGATAGGTTCTCAATCCGAGAAGGTGACCTGTAGTTGTAGCAATCCTTTATTCATTGCCCCGTATATAAACTCGCAACTATTGAGGAGAAT
This region of Halodesulfurarchaeum sp. HSR-GB genomic DNA includes:
- a CDS encoding helix-turn-helix domain-containing protein, giving the protein MPETAENAERPVECDPPTAQTRDRRQLFVELEVSMGESCPARDLPESVTAVNVIRDHLGQCHCDIRGEANEDPVHVTEQVSRTCACSIFAAHGCVPKIEPVAGDRSRITTYLPNRTVLGELIEDLRENARSVSLLRIVDCSQADSEDGLTFDLTDLSETQRDTLELAVTEGYYDDPRGISLAELAEKLGVSKSGVSRRLSRIEATILTNIVSKTLG
- a CDS encoding MFS transporter, whose translation is MSSTTASPERENDRSIAALTMLGHGLFHYFEMAIPILLVVWIDTFPTGVEVAGLIVAIGFAPIGIAALPGGMLSDRYGPGVVLLGSIAGMSIGFGALAFAPSIYGVGLALAVWGLFAGVYHPAGMSLISTGAASRGTIFAYHGMAGNLGTALGPFVAATLLLFFEWRVVAGLLALPGIAAFVYGLSIDFDPTAAVDDPTEAPAEGRDETPLIVRARELLHSLFPIVLAIVVFDGLFYRGVTAYLPRILRDLSAMPALTITDALVGVNVGDYIFVGLLVVGIAGQWVGGTLSDRIAVETGLTGGFALLGLFSLLFVPVAGVGFAPLLLVSALLGFFLFFVQPMYQVAVAVHTPAATRGLSYGVTYLGEFGVGALGIALGGVLLGSYSTTTFFVVLAGFALIAASLAVLLGVKSRES